Part of the Lolium rigidum isolate FL_2022 chromosome 6, APGP_CSIRO_Lrig_0.1, whole genome shotgun sequence genome, GATGTTTGGTACTACAAGACGTTCacctaaaaaaaaaaagatgttcaGCCTGCCAAAAACTTATAATATTCTGAAATAGAGTACAGTTTAAGATTTATATGTTAAGCTGTTCAGGCAACAATGATTTCAATAAGTACGTCATTAGTAATAATAACCACTGTGAACATAAAGAGAATTGGTGATCATGTGGCAAATACTGAATGTTTGTTCTGACAGGTGATGATCATGTAGCAAATAAGTCCGAAGCTCGAAACTCATGTGGTGGTCATGTGATAAATAATAGAAGTCCGAAGAAAAGTGTGGCATAATTCTAAATAATTAGTGTAGGTGTGACTGGTATTCTGTTTTAGTTCAACTGGGCTTCCAGTGGTAACAAGCAGATACAACTCGATATTCCTACACATTAAAGTGAGCCTGGGGAAATATTGCCGGGAGTGCTCGTCATCCACATAACAGGATCACTTGAAAAAAATAGTTAAACTGAAGTCCTTGCAACGGTGTGATAGTTAGTCGCCCTGATGATACAACAAATGAAATTAACCAGGCAACTGCACAGAacgcaaaagaaaacaaaatcacAAGCCATATCATCTACAACGGCATCGTTTCCACGAAGCCATTCTGATCCCTATGATCCGATTGGATGTACATAGCGCCTAAtaaagttaagaggaagctacaGGCTTTTCTACATACAAAATATATTGTAAAGAGGTCACAGAAACACTATTGTTCTTCATCAGAAAACTAGCAGACTACTGCTTCGAGCTTGGTCCCTTGGTCATTCCTCTGATTACCAGCCTTTTGCAAGTACTAAATGTTTATTCCCTTTTTCCTTCCAGGGCTGTCACTGTGGAGGGAACCAACCACCGTTGTAGAACCTATCTGATGGCCTTTGCGCCGagtggtggccggcatggtcgaATTGTGTATTTCTAGTATCATCCACGGAGGGAGCAGAATAATCTGGCGGTGCAATTTTATTCAAGTCGTGTTGCAGAGGGAAGTGGTCCCGAACAGCTGGACTGTCATCCAGAACAGGAATGTCACCTGTAAGGGTCTTGAACGCGAACTCGATGCAAGGGTCTGACCAGGAACTTCCAAATAATGACAAGCCAAACCCAGATGGATCAGCAGCTTCGGGCATTGCAGCCTGCGTTGGCAAAACGGGTTCTTGGGCTGGCGCATATTGGCGTTGAAAATTTGCCGAGGAGGTTGCAGTAGGCGACGCCTCTATTTTCACAGGATTTGACGACTTCTGGTTCTCAACATTTTCCCAAAAGTTGGTGACAGGTGCTCCATGTCCCCACTCAGGTTTCTGAGAGAAATCAGACTGCCGGATAGGATTCTCAGCATAACGTGGCTGCAAGTATCTGGTATTGTTTTCCCGAATAGCCTGTATTTGGTTGACAGTTAAACCTTGGATCAGCTGTGACCGACTGGTGGTATTTTCCTGCGTAGCTATCTGATTCAGAGAGTTAGCTCGATCCGATGGTAATTGATAGGCAGAGTTTCCTTGGCTAATCTGCATATTATTCACATTAACTCTTTGGCTCTGCTTCTGATAGGCAGAGTTTCCTTGGTTGATTGGTGAAGTATTCATGCGTACTCCGTCTTTTATCTGATAGGCAGAGTTCCCTTGGCTAATCTGCATATGATTCACATTATCACTTTGGCTCCGCTTTGGATGATTGGTGAAGTATTCATGCGTACTCCGTTTTTTATCAACAGTTAAAGCTTGGATCAGCTGGTTGGTACTATTCTGCTGCATAGTTTGCATTTGTTTCATAGTGTCAGCTTGACCCAACTGTAATTGAATGGTTTCCTGGTTAATCTGCATGTGGTTCAGAGCAGTGCCTGCTTGCCTCGGCTCTGAGTGATTGGCGAAGTATTGTGTAGCCTGTATTTTCATGCCAGAATCTGCTTGGCTCGACTTCAACTGATTGGTGGCATGTTCCTGATTAGCTTGTATTGGATTCACAGTGTGCCCATGCCTTTGCTGCCACCGCGAGTGATTGCTAACATATTCCTGTCCTGCCTGTACCGGAATGAGTATCTTTTCATTGCTCGACTGTAACTGACGGGCAGTATTTCCTTGATTAGTCTTTTTTCTATTCATAGTGTCTGCTTTGCTCACCTGTGAGTAACTGGTAGTGTATTCCTGCATTGCATGCATTTGATTAGCAGTGTCTGCTTGGCTCGCCTGTAACTGATTGGCAGTACTCTCCCGATTGGTCTGTATTCGAATGGCAGTGTCCGCCTGGCACGAATGCAACTGGTTGACAGTGTCATCATGATTGGTCTGCGTTGGAATGATAGTATCTGCTTGGCTGAACTGTACATGAATGGTAGTGTTCTCCTGCTTGGTCTGTATTTTAGTGAGCGCGTCTGCTCGACTAGACTGTAATTGATTGACAGAGCCCTCATCATTGATCTGCATTGGAATGACAGTATCTGCTTGGCTCGACTGTAACTGATTGGCTATGCTCTTCTGATTGGTCTGTACTTGAATGATAGTGTCTGCTTGGTTGAACTGTGAGTCATATGTAGTTTCCTCTTGAATAGGCTGTACCTGATTGACAAGATTTACACTAGTTGGTTCATCTCCACGCTCAGCGTTTCCTTCAGGATAAACCTTCAATGCAGCTATCCGAGATGACGCTCGGGGAGGTGTTGCAATCTTTTCTTTAGAAGTGATTTTACGCTTCTTGGGTTTCACCTCTGCACTTGGTTCTTTCCTTTTAACAGATTTCTTCCCCCCTGGAGCACGCTGCGCAGAGACCATCCGCGCACTCTTGTGTTCCAATGGATCAACCTTGTTGGCATATTTTTGTATTGGTTTAATGCCTTCAAACTCTGGTAACATCGCATTTCCAGTATATGTACCGAACAGTTCTTCCCGAGGAAGCATGATCCCTTCTGAGGTTAGTATTTCGCACTGAATGGCCTTGTCAGCGGTACCCGGTCTTGTGTATTCTGATGATGCTCTTGTCTGATATTCACAAAataatcttataagttgcaatcaTCAGATAAGAGAAAACGCATATGTATGTCAGAGATTTTTTGTTTAACCTATCTCCAAAAGTTTTAGGTATGCTCTATCTAATAAAACTAAATTTCAGAAACCAACAGATTTATGATATGTCATCTAAATCACATGGTTTATAAAAACCTTCACGTCTTCAAATGATGTTCTTGTCTGATTTAACAAAAAGGTctagcaagttttttttttttttgcttagcttATCTCCTCAAGCTTCATATCTAATCTATCCAATTAAACTAAAATTCAGAAAGTAAAGGAGTTTTATGATCTGTGATCCAGACTACAGGGTGCTATCTGGTCTCCTCAAAATCTACACAAAAACAGGTGCATTTCTAAGTTCTAAAATGGGACAAGCAGGATACGAGCTTTTGACAAGTGGCCGGCTGTGCATGATCTAGAATGCATCACATGACTAGGACCAAACTTACCAATATTCATAAATCATAGAAAGGTTAACCGGTAGGTGTGCATGGTAATTAACTAATTATGATACCTACCTTGCACTTACATTCCATCTATGGTCCAATGGACAAATACAAAAACTAGAGTCGGTGAAAAAAAGGTGGTACAAGGAACTCACATGAGCTTGGTTCTGTGTAACACAAACATCCTGGATAGTTCTCTTCTTTGGCCTACAACTGCATTTATTTATGTCTCCTGATTCAACATAGCGTTGCACATCCTTCAGGGAGCGAAATTCATAACCACTAGCTGGGTCAATGTAGTACTGCAGAGATCAAAAGAATTAGAGGTAGAACAAGGGGTTCAATAAAAAGTAAACAGAAAAtgtgaaggaaaaacagagttttCGGAGGCATTCTATAACGTAGAATAGCGTGAGTCTATTTTAAAACACTATGTAGGCGGCTAGGTAAGTGGTTAACACTACTTCCTATCCCCTTGGGTACGTACTAATAACCTATTCAGATCCTCAGCTTCTTGAAAATCCTTGGGAATGATGGGGCAAAAGGTGTAATTGGTATTTTATAGTACCAACTACTATCATGCAGACGCACAGAAAAACATGCTAAGAGGCAGGAAAGACTGAAAGAGTTGGAGCTGAACTATGATATAGGCAGGGTGATTTGAGAAAGAAATTATttcaatgaaaataaaaaatggaCCAGTATCGCAGTTGGCTTGTGGTAGAGTACTCAGCAAGATAACTTGATATGGATGCTCGGGAAACATTTATTTCAATTCAAAATGAAACTAGGTTGGCTAAAATGACTTGGGCAATGGGTATTCCTATATTGTTTTGGATAGTCAAGACTGAAAGAGAAAGAAAAGGTCATTCCAGCATACCGTATCAAGCTTGTTTGTAGTTCCATTCTTTCTTGGTCTGGCTTCTCTCAACCATCCATCAGGCAACTGAACCATACTGTCAAGCTCATCCTTGATTTGGACCTAGTAGTGAAACCAATTACGTATATCGTCTTAGACTGAATGGAGTAAGAGAGGGAAAAGATTACAGTGGCATACCAGATCAGTAGTGTGCCTTGATCCATTCTTTCTGGGCACTTCTTCTTTCCACCATCCATCAGGTCCCTTCATGACTGGTTCATCTTTGCTTTCAACCTGGTATAGGGGAATAATTATTATGGCTCACATATAGTGTTCTAGATAGAGCATGGCAGGAGGAAAAGGAACATTGTGACATACCTGATCAGCCTTGTAATTTAATTGATCCTTTACTGGTACTTCACCCAAACATCCATCTGGCCCCTTGATGACTGGGGCATTCTTGATAAGAACCTAGTTGAATAATTAGTTACTCAGATATAGTGTTTCAGATACAGAACAACAAAGAAAGGATGGTCAGAACATACCAGATCATTGCTCTGATTTGATCCATGTTTTCCTGGACTGTCTGCTTCACAACGTTCACCAGGCAGGCTCTTAATGACTGGTTCATCCTTGTTTTCTACCTATTAAGAAAAAGTAAAGTGTTGATTTTTTTACATATCATGCTGCACCCAGAACAGATGAATAAAGGAAGAAGCTAGAGATTTGCATGCCTTAATGGAGGGGCTTATTCTAACAAGCCCACTTCGTGTTCTAGAACATGAATCCTCGTTGGAATCAATAGCAGTTTTTCCTCCAACAAGCCCACTTCGTGTTTTAGAAGATGAATCTTCATTGAAATCCAGAGCAATGTTTCCTCTAACAAGCCCACTTCGTGTTTTAGAACATGAACCGCCATTGGAATCCATAGCGATGTTTCGTCTAACAAGCCCACTTCTTGTTTTAGATTGTGAACCCTCGCTGGAATCCACGATATTATTTACCCTAGCAAGCCCACTTCGTGTTCTAGAAGATGAAGCATTGCTGGAATCCACGCTGTTGTTTACCATAACAAGCTCATGTCGAGCTTTAGAAGATGAACCCTCACTGGGATCCACGATATTCTTTACCCTAACAAGCCCACTTCGGGTTTTAGAACATGATTCCTCACTGGGATCCGCAATGATGTTATTTCGCCTGACAAGCCCACTTCTTGTTCTAGAACCTGAACTGTTGCTGGGATCCATGATGCTGTTTCCCCTGACAAGCCCACTTCTTGTTCTAAAACATGTGCTCCTGCTGGAATACATAATGATATTAATTAAGTTCACAAAGATTTATCCAACTGGCAATAGCACAGCACAcagcaaaacatcataaagttttCTGTAACCAGTACCACATACGGAAATGCTAAAGTTGGCCTGCTAGTGCTACAATGTCGAAAAAATAAAGAACAGACATAATGTAGCAGGTAGAGGATATTTGTCTGGAGAATTTTGGTATCTAGTCAAGTTGAACTAAACACCGGCGCTCACAGAGAAAAATAGCCCTGATCCAAACAACCCCTTATTCTTCTCCTTAATACTGTTAAGACTGGTACATATATACACTATTGATGGCACAGATGGTCCATCTAGGATGGCTCGGCCAATGTGGCCCACAACTCTACTGTATATATCTCATTTGCTCTTTTTTTGCGGGGATATATATCTCATTTGCTAATGGAGTAAGATGGGCATTTGTATTTGTCAGTGCATACATTATGTTTGCGTTCTCTTAACAAATATTAACCAGGTGAGAACACTGCAGCCGACTATGCAAATAAGGAAAATCTGCACGTGACGCTTTCAATATTCGGCAGAAGCTCTAGATTCTTTTGAGTACTGTATCGAGAAATCCACCTACCTATTGATGTTTGAGTAATTTtgtatatttttttagaaaaggcAACCATAGCATGAAAAAGAAATGGCTACGTTACTACTACGTATTGCACATCACAGTAGATCGCCCGATAGTGGCCAGCTTCTATACGGGTGCCGTGACTTGATCGACACGTAGCATGGGAGCTTCTATACGGGTGCCGTGACTTGATCGACACGTAGCATGGGAGCTTCTATCATTGATCGACACCTTACACACCCATGATCAGATCATTTCCATACACTACACCACCACTACCGTGACATGTCAACCTTAGAGTCACATGGAAAATAGCGAGCTACATCACCAAGAAACCCTAAAATCAGCTTTTAAATAGCTCTATATGCACCGGGAGAGGTATAGCTTTCGCCTCTCGGCGCGTGAAACACAACCGACTCAATCTCACCAGTGGGGCTACGTCAACAAAGGCAACAAAGGCGTCTACAAACTGACCTTCCTTTTTTTGCACTGACCGGCACCGACCATTCCAAAGACCTTAGGAGGGGCATGGAATTTGGCTTTAGGAGCATGAACTGGCCTTCCTTCTTCCTATGCAAGTTCTAGCGCGAGGGGTAACAGGAGACAGATAGGCGAAGGACAAGGATAGGATGAGACAGCCGCATACCCAGCTGAAAGTTTACTCGGATTACTGGACCGAATCGCAGTCCAGTAACAAACCCCTCATCGTTCTCCCCACTCTACAGGTGATAAATCCACTCCCCGCAGCCACAGCCACGGCAACCCTACCCAACGGAACACCCCGACACGAATGACCGGACATCAAGCGCCGGATCGCCGCCAGCCCCGCCAATCGGCATCCACCAtaccatatcctcctggcgagcaaCCTTATACTCCGACGAATCTGCACACCCCACGCGTGCGGTGGGCCCTGGAGCAGGACGAAATCGAGGGGCGCGGGTGAGGAGGAGGGCAGACGTACCGGCGTTCCCGCGCTGCTGCGCGGTGGAGATGGGAGCTGCGCCGGTGAGTGGCCTCCGTCCCTCCGGGGAGCAACTAGGGTtagcggaggcggaggtggataCGGGAGTGGGGAAGTGGGAGAAAGAGAGACTTTTTTGCCAAGACGAGGAGAGGAGGCAGCTCGGcaccacgacacgacacgacgcgaCGCGAGGCGCACGCTCTTGGCTTGCTTGCTTGGCTCGCCTCACTGTTCTGAGTTCTGACCACTGACCAGTGGAGTCGGAGTCGGAACGGAAATGAGCTGTCCTGTCCTTCCTTATCCTTTCTCCTTTCCGGAACGGgcaaagtatttccgtatcgaaaCTCTTTCCGTATCCACCTTTGGTGTTTGACCGAGCTGCTTCGATCTAACACCAAGATTGCCACATCTGACATTTCGAGTCCCACTGCGTACGAATGAACCAAAGTGTTCATCTCttgttcttcttttttcttttttttttaataattcTTCATCTCTAAATGGTCTCTTTGCCACGCGAGTAGTATATTTTAAGGAGATTGTTGGAGCGGCAAAAAATGGAGTTGTGGGAAACTTTCATTTCGTGTCCGTGTCCTAACGTATTCGTTCTATATTTATTTACATTTTTCCTTTCATGCCTCGCTCAGTTATGTGGTTTTTGTCCCTATCCGGTCCTAATATTTTTTAGTGTGCTATCTTCTCACCAGAACTTGATTATGGGTTTTCTTTTCTGAAACATTGACTACAGCATAGATGTACTCTCACAAACACACCACCACTATCCTCGCGCATACCCATGGTCCGTGGAGACGCAGCCTTGAATCTTGAAAATGAATGAAGACAGCGCTAAAAAATCAATCCACTCTACTGAGACATGTAATGCGTTAAAGCGAAGGTTTGTTTCCTAATAGGGCGATTCAACCAGTACATCCAGGAGTGGGTCCAAAATTCAACCAAACTTGAGTCCACATCGTATTATATGATGTAGTTGAACTAAACCATTTATACTATATAGGTGATTTTCTACTAATATataggtgttttttttttctacatCCCGGACCATGACCTGTGTAGCCGGGATCAAACCAAAAGTTGTTTCTCTCGATCACGTAGAATGCCATATCCTCCTTTGAGCTTAGGATTTTGCATAAAGTAATTGTTGCATACAATTCTATGTATTTTACTATTTTAACACTATCGCAAGCCTAAAGTAAATGTGTACGATGGAAATTGTACATTGGGGCGGACAATCATCGTCTTTTTTAATGTGAAACTCGGATAATCATCATTTATAGAGTACAGCGGTACATTCTCCTTGCTCGCCATCATATGCTGGAAAATAATTTCATTATGTTATTGCTAAAAATTAAAATCGTAAGTCTGACAATGAAGAAGATATCCAAACCTGGAATTTCATGTTGATGGTGCTGGAGCGCAAAGTGGCAACCGGTTCATGATCAATGTCATGTTTTAACATACACGCTATACCAAGGTAATGTTCAAAATAtcgttaatcttaacttatcAGTCGGCCataaaatgaagattaatcactTATCGGCGCATTGATCGATTTTATCGGTCCACTATTTATCGGCTTatttttgtaaatcctaattttcgacactaaattttctatttctttttgcaGGAAAAGCAAGTGATATATTAAAGCCTCGGACTTACAGACCAGGTCCAGCAAGAAAGAAATTACAATAAATTGGAGAtcataacatgatattccttgccataacacatAAACATCTATTTAATTGGAAACTAAGTAACAATaaattggagaaaccattcttgacttatcttttccatgtcttaaactaatttaTGTTCTTACCatcaacctcatggtattcattccacttcaatatTGGAATTCATGACAAGGAAATCAACACTAGAAATGTTCCCTAGTTTTCAATTTCTAGATTCTTTTCcattcaaattattatacatcaaacttagagaagtgagagttatatattatttattagagaagcaatgacaaaccttgaactaaaccttggatatacatccatgtaatcaaatcatcatctttaagaataaaccctaggatattattcaagacattcctagagagagaacccatcttTGATAATTAGAGGTATTGATGaaaacatcattctctatggagcctaaccttagattAGTActaaagtcctttccaaatgagagaccattcataccaatcctaGCTTTACATATTAAAGAATCTAGGACAACCTATGAACTAAATTATTAGGAGATAAAAccctttcatcttggagtggtgagatgacCAAATATCAAAAATACTATCATATCCATgatttgataaagtaaggaggagatactAGGAgagcaccataaaccctagaataactattcctatatgagagagatcaagctatggagttacactcaagtagttgaggTAACACTTGGACTTTAGGGAGATAACTACCCAATCAtcaagatgattatatcatcataccttgagaagaactctaagtatttatctcaggcattctcctgggatataatctattgagacaaccatagtaggTCCATCCAAGAAAGAAtaatagaagtactataccctagatgatcaagacaatacttgatcttagaagtgagaaacctagttcatgagaaatactttaggaagccaaacctttgatcattacaaattgggtaatgatcatatactctaagaattgagagtagaagccattgagaataaattgatcatgtctaatgcatgatcatgctttggagaaatagaagcataagccataagttaaaccctatatCATAAGcagaatcttaccacatctatattccacttattcctcaattaaagaacctaagaaaaccataGAGTCAaacctatactttatatggtgagaaaccattcatacataaaaccaaagttaactaaaaaaagaaccataaccattttagttactttaataatgGATTAAGGATAACAATAGTGGAATCAGAtagaaccaattctcaaatccttagtaactaaaggagcacatgaaatattaagcaagtaaccattttatcatgcataGGGGAGattattatatctcaaccctagtttgtgtatcacttgggcgatcacaactaaaacctaagcctcaattaagttccaacccatgtgtcattaggtaaatagcattagaaccctagaattgcacattaattaaatcttatgcttcaattcttgaacataaaaAAAACCTTGTGCTACGTTATATAATTAAACCATACGGATGAAACCCGGTACTCACATGGGTAGCTACGCACCCCTTCCTCGTATGACACCTGTCCATTTTGGTCAAACCCCATTACTCCATCCCGGCCATTACTGTATCCGTTTTAACAGTTAACCAATCCACTTTAATTagcactcccaccccttccttatcCCCTTTCCGCTCCATACAGGGCCGCGGCCAGCTCCTTCCCAGCCCACGACCAACAGAGCTCCAGTCCACAACAACACTTCGATGCAAAATCCGTGACTGGATCCGACACAGCGGCACTCCGTTGACCGCACGACAGGGGATCCGGCCACTACATTGGCAGGTGAAGCAGGGGACTGGACCGAGCTGGAACGACATGAATCGGGGCGGAGATGAACGATGAACcgacctcctctgccgccgccggaTCCACGCTGGAGCGGCACGAATCGAGCGTCCCATGGTCGGATTCGAGATCGCCAAATCTCGCCATGGCTGCCCTCGGTTCCCCATTGAACGGATTTGGGCGCCGCAGCGGATCGAGCTCGTCCGCCATGGCGTCCCCCTCGAGCTCATCTGCCATGGCCTCCCCCTCGAGCTCCCGTTGTCGACGGCGCCGTCCTGCCTCCATGGGCGCGACTTAGCCAGAGGAGGACGCGCACTTGGCAGATCGAATACAACATGGATCAAGCGCTGCACATCACCAGGCTCCAACCACATCACACCAACGCCAATCTGCGCTGATAATTCGCCGCTTGCGAGCGCTCCGCTGGCCTCCTTGCCTCCTCCTTGGACGGCGCACATCACCAGGTCAGCTGCGGCCGGCCCGAATAGAGTATGGCGCTTTGAACGATTCGTGCAAAATAAAGTCAACCCATGCACCTGCGAGCCGGGCGTCGGCCGTGCCTCCCCTGCAGTTCGCGGAACCGCCGCTCATCGTCCTGCTCCCGGCCTGGAACCGCGGCTTCGACGACTCGAAGGCGTGAAGATGGAGGGAACCGTCTGAAGCGGGACGACCGGCGCGGACCTCCTCGCGCTCCTCATGCCGACCTTCGTGGCCATCACCGGCCACAGGGCTGGCGTCGAGGATGTGGTGGCCGCGGCCGTCGCGGCGGCCGAGGGGCTCGCGGCTGGGACGGGGAATGGTAGGAGAGCTCGAACGGCGGCGCTAGCTGATTGAGGACGAGGCGTCGGGCATGGCGCTCCGGTGGCTGGCGCTGTTCACGCTCAGACACTAGAATAACTACTCAATTTACTACTCGATTAGCTGCTCCGATTACTGTACCATACATGAGACACGGTCAAAGGGGAACCGAGGAAATACGAATCTTAGGGGAGATCTAACGGCAACAGATGCATGCGCAGCTACCCATGTGGGTAGCGAATCCACTCtcttaaaccatatgtgtagtgatcaaccatttatctttgtaaccaagataaaccatgatggaaacaatacctacttagatattttcaaatataatgatagtattaaccttaataagggggggttatgatagaaactataaaaccctaatacattggagctcacataaaatcatgtgaatTGACCAATTCCTCCAATATGAAGCCAAGTCCTAATAATAACTTCCAAAATATTTAGAATAAGAATAATCAACCCTAATTATTCAACATGGAGTTATATTacaaatgagaaaggaaattaaaatgaat contains:
- the LOC124668705 gene encoding uncharacterized protein LOC124668705 isoform X4, encoding MDPSNSSGSRTRSGLVRRNNIIADPSEESCSKTRSGLVRVKNIVDPSEGSSSKARHELVMVNNSVDSSNASSSRTRSGLARVNNIVDSSEGSQSKTRSGLVRRNIAMDSNGGSCSKTRSGLVRGNIALDFNEDSSSKTRSGLVGGKTAIDSNEDSCSRTRSGLVRISPSIKVENKDEPVIKSLPGERCEADSPGKHGSNQSNDLVLIKNAPVIKGPDGCLGEVPVKDQLNYKADQVESKDEPVMKGPDGWWKEEVPRKNGSRHTTDLVQIKDELDSMVQLPDGWLREARPRKNGTTNKLDTYYIDPASGYEFRSLKDVQRYVESGDINKCSCRPKKRTIQDVCVTQNQAHTRASSEYTRPGTADKAIQCEILTSEGIMLPREELFGTYTGNAMLPEFEGIKPIQKYANKVDPLEHKSARMVSAQRAPGGKKSVKRKEPSAEVKPKKRKITSKEKIATPPRASSRIAALKVYPEGNAERGDEPTSVNLVNQVQPIQEETTYDSQFNQADTIIQVQTNQKSIANQLQSSQADTVIPMQINDEGSVNQLQSSRADALTKIQTKQENTTIHVQFSQADTIIPTQTNHDDTVNQLHSCQADTAIRIQTNRESTANQLQASQADTANQMHAMQEYTTSYSQVSKADTMNRKKTNQGNTARQLQSSNEKILIPVQAGQEYVSNHSRWQQRHGHTVNPIQANQEHATNQLKSSQADSGMKIQATQYFANHSEPRQAGTALNHMQINQETIQLQLGQADTMKQMQTMQQNSTNQLIQALTVDKKRSTHEYFTNHPKRSQSDNVNHMQISQGNSAYQIKDGVRMNTSPINQGNSAYQKQSQRVNVNNMQISQGNSAYQLPSDRANSLNQIATQENTTSRSQLIQGLTVNQIQAIRENNTRYLQPRYAENPIRQSDFSQKPEWGHGAPVTNFWENVENQKSSNPVKIEASPTATSSANFQRQYAPAQEPVLPTQAAMPEAADPSGFGLSLFGSSWSDPCIEFAFKTLTGDIPVLDDSPAVRDHFPLQHDLNKIAPPDYSAPSVDDTRNTQFDHAGHHSAQRPSDRFYNGGWFPPQ